In Haloarcula limicola, the genomic stretch GGCGCTGTCCGTCCGCGAGGAGGCCGAGCCGATACTCGACAGCGCGGACGCCTGGGTGCGCTGCGCCGTCGATCGAGTGGCCGACGGCGAGGACGGCGGCACTCGGTGGGTCGAGTGGACGCTGAAGCCGCAGGAATCGGGGGTCGAACGCCGCGTCGTGCCGACGACGAACCGCGGCCACGCGGCGGTGGTCGAAGCGACGGTCGCGGTCTCGCGGCTGGACGTCCCGGCCTACGACCGCGAGACGTTGCTCGACCGGCTACGGTACTTCGAGTCCGTCGTCGAGACCGCGGGCAGCGAGCGGGAGCGCGAGGCGTTCCGACGGGTCCGCGAACT encodes the following:
- a CDS encoding DUF447 domain-containing protein, with the protein product MTDDSADEGSVTASEGSERGWPVELAGVTETIVTTLGPNERWNVAALGVRAPEGDRPATATTWGRTRTWRNFRERGEGYVQFTRDPVDFAEAALSVREEAEPILDSADAWVRCAVDRVADGEDGGTRWVEWTLKPQESGVERRVVPTTNRGHAAVVEATVAVSRLDVPAYDRETLLDRLRYFESVVETAGSEREREAFRRVRELTDAEW